The DNA window TTAACCTTGGGACAAATAATTGCAAGTCAAATAGTTGATCAAACCTGATTAGAAAAAACAGGTCCAAAAGCAATTACCTCACTAAACCTCCCTTTAATCTCTACCGCAAGTAATATCCAACGAGGTATAGTCAAAACATATCTATCTTTGTTTCTACTTACCCTATTACTCATCATCCCCATTATCTCTTTTTAAACCGCACGAAGCGCCCCCCGATTTAAACCACGAGTTAATTCAAGCACAACAAAAAGTGTTAATAACAGCACTCACGCACTAATAATTAATATTAAACCACCTGAAGAATATATTATAGCAACCCCCGCTATATCTCCACGAAGAATGGAAAACTCCATTAATTCATCAACAGATATTCATGAACTTTCATACCATCCCCCTCAAAAAATCCCACCCACCAACAATACTCCTAATACATAAATTATTACACTCATAATTACTGGCCGACTCCCTCACGTTTCAGGATATGGCTCAGCAGCTAAAGCTGCTGAATATGCAAAAACCACCAACATACCACCTAAGTAGATTAAAAATAAAATTAATGATAAAAAAGGACCTCCATGACTTACCAATACACCACAACCCATCCCAGCCACTAAAACTAAACCCAAAGCAGCAAAATAAGGAGAAGGATTTGAAGCAACCGCAACCAACCCTAAAATTAATAAAAACAAGAGCAAATACATAATAAAAGTCATAGTTTCTCCCCGGACTTTAACCAGGACTAATGGCTTGAAAAACCACCGTTGTTCTTCAACTAGAAAAACACTTAATGACAAGTCTACGAAAAACACATCCCGCCCTTAAAATCGTTAATGATATGGTCATTGACCTCCCGACCCCTTCAAATATTTCAGCATGATGAAACTTCGGTTCCCTATTAGGATTATGTCTAATTGTACAAATTGTTACAGGACTATTTCTAGCTATACACTACACAGCAGACATCTCCGCCGCTTTCTCATCAGTAGCCCACATCTGCCGAGATGTTAATTACGGATGACTTATCCGAAATATACATGCCAACGGAGCATCCATATTCTTTGTTTGTATTTACATACATA is part of the Echeneis naucrates mitochondrion, complete genome genome and encodes:
- the ND6 gene encoding NADH dehydrogenase subunit 6, encoding MTFIMYLLLFLLILGLVAVASNPSPYFAALGLVLVAGMGCGVLVSHGGPFLSLILFLIYLGGMLVVFAYSAALAAEPYPETWGSRPVIMSVMIYVLGVLLVGGIFWGGWYESSWMSVDELMEFSILRGDMAGVAMMYSSGGLMLIISAWVLLLTLFVVLELTRGLNRGALRAV